The following coding sequences lie in one Eschrichtius robustus isolate mEscRob2 chromosome 10, mEscRob2.pri, whole genome shotgun sequence genomic window:
- the UCK1 gene encoding uridine-cytidine kinase 1, protein MASAVGGDCEGAAHEADRPHQRPFLIGVSGGTASGKSTVCEKIMELLGQNEVDHRQRKLVILSQDRFYKVLTTEQKAKALKGQYNFDHPDAFDNDLMHRTLKNIVEGKTVEVPIYDFVTHSRLAETTVVYPADVVLFEGILVFYSQEIRDMFHLRLFVDTDSDVRLSRRVLRDVHRGRDLEQILTQYTTFVKPAFEEFCLPTKKYADVIIPRGVDNMVAINLIVQHIQDILNGDICKWHRGGSNGRSYKRTFPEPGDHPRVLTSGKRSHLESSSRPH, encoded by the exons ATGGCTTCGGCTGTAGGCGGCGACTGCGAGGGCGCCGCGCACGAGGCCGACCGTCCTCACCAGCGGCCCTTCTTGATCGGGGTGAGCGGCGGTACCGCGAGCGGCAAG TCAACTGTGTGCGAGAAGATCATGGAGCTGCTGGGACAGAATGAAGTAGACCACCGGCAGCGGAAGTTGGTCATCCTGAGCCAGGACAGGTTCTATAAGGTTCTGACCACGGAACAGAAGGCCAAGGCCTTGAAGGGACAGTACAATTTCGACCATCCAG ATGCTTTTGATAACGATTTGATGCACAGGACTCTGAAAAACATTGTGGAGGGCAAAACAGTCGAGGTCCCAATCTATGATTTTGTGACCCACTCAAG GTTAGCAGAGACCACGGTGGTCTACCCCGCAGATGTGGTCCTGTTCGAGGGCATCCTGGTCTTCTACAGCCAGGAGATCCGGGACATGTTCCATCTGCGACTCTTTGTGGACACCGACTCTGACGTCAGGCTGTCGCGAAGAG TTCTCCGGGACGTGCACCGCGGCCGGGACCTGGAGCAGATCCTGACGCAGTACACCACCTTCGTCAAGCCGGCCTTCGAGGAGTTCTGCCTGCCG ACAAAGAAGTATGCTGATGTGATAATCCCTCGAGGGGTTGACAATATGG TGGCCATCAACCTTATCGTGCAGCACATCCAGGACATCCTCAACGGCGACATCTGCAAGTGGCATCGCGGAGGGTCTAACGGGCGCAGCTACAAGAGGACGTTTCCTGAGCCGGGAGACCACCCCAGGGTGCTGACCTCTGGCAAACGGTCGCACCTGGAGTCCAGCAGCAGGCCCCACTGA